The window TTGCAATATAATCATCCAAATTATGCTAGTGTGTTGACTACATTCTTGAATAAACACTTGAATACAAATCTGAGTTTTGCTGAATACCAAACTTTTATGGAGGGTTGTGGGATGTTTAGTAGAATTGATTTACGTTCTAGTACTTGTGATTACAGAATTAGTGTTGCTTCTGGGTCGGATTGTGTAGCGCATTTGGACACTCAGTTACGGCATTTGTATGTTCAAACTTCTGAAGCATTGATGTATAGCAAAACAAAGGTGAGTGCAGACAGTATTGTCTATTGCATTGACTTGAGTATGTTTGATGCTACAGGAAGGTTGTGGGCTGCCGATACATTGGAAATGATTTTAGCAGAAACAGGAAATTGCAGTGGAGCAAATAATCAGGAGGATTTTGTGGGTACTTTTAGTAGGTTGTTAATCTTGACACAAACTGAACCAGCCTGCGATGGTAGAACACTGTCGGAAGTAGTGACTAACCAATCCTATAGTGACAGTATTTCAATAACTTCGTATTATAGTCTAGAATGGCTTAATTATTTGAATGATAAAGATACTGGATATTATTACCAGTGGAATCATGCAGAGTTGAGTTTTGCTAAGAGAGCTGATTTTGCGGATACTCTACAAGTGTGGGCATTGGCTTGTGATGATGTGCAGGAATTAGTGTTTCCTTTCCACAAGAGTGGTTATGCAGAAGGGTTTGCAGAATATGGAATTTGTAGAATTGTGGAAGAAGATACTTTCTGTAATGACTGTGAAGAGATAAGGCATGAATTAATAAAGTACCAATATGCTTTAGGAACACCATCGAATGAAAGCCCATTAAGGTATTGGACAAGTAAAGATATACGAAAAGTTTTAAAGGATAGCTTGAATGCTGACTATAGGGTTGTATTTGAGAATGATGGTTGTCAAAATTGCCCTGATAAGAAGTTGTTTGTTTGTGAGCAATTGAGCGAGGGTGGAAATGCTTTTGCAACACTTCTAAATAACTTATTAGCAGATGGGAATCTTTTTGAAAATCATGACTTGACATCAGATACGGCATTGTTGCGAAAGATGAATTTTACTGGAGCATTTAATAGTCCACAATTACTGTTTAGTTCTAATATGTCTATTGATACTATTGGAGAATCTCCTGGGTGGGTTTTTGATACATTAGCTAGTTTATGGAATCTACAAATTAAGTTTAACCAAAAAACCACTTTGAAGTTTAGTATTGTACTTGAAGGAGATGGAACTAGTTTTAGTGATATTAAAAGAATATTAAGTCTTAAACCTAAGGCAAATAACGGTGAAGTATATAGTTTTGAGCTGGTATTATTAACAGAAAACGATGTTTTAAATGCCATTGGAGAAAGCAATGGTTTGGTGATGAGCAATTGTTGTGAATATAGAGAGTTGTTGTTGTGCCCAAAAACTATGAGCAGAGAAGGTTTGTACCCTGTTGCTAAACCTTGCAAAGCTGATGAAATTGCCAATGCTTGGGAACAGTCTGGAATTATGTACTTACAATATAAAGATTCCTTGCGCAGAGATTTTAAGAATAAGTATGTGGAACACTGTCTGAACAATGCTAGTGAAAATGCATTGATGAAATACCGTGAACAACAGTATCATTATACTCTCTATCATTATGATTTGGCGGGCAACCTTATTAAAACTGTACCTCCAGGGGGTGTTGAATATTTGGATATGAATGCATTGAGAACGGATAGTATTGCAGATGCCAGAGATGATTATGATAAGGATTTGCATGTTTTCACTAAACACGGATTGGCAAGTTTGTATGAGTACAACAGTTTGAACCAACCTGTGTGGCAAGCCACTCCTGATGGGGGTGTAAGTAAGTTTTGGTATGACCGTTTGGGCAGGTTGGTGGTGAGCCAAAATGCAAAGCAGAAGCTGTTAGGCGATGTGTATAGCTATACTGTGTATGACAGTCTAGGCAGAATTAGAGAGGTGGGTGAAATAACGGGAGATGCGATAAATGAAGTGAGTTTGCGAGCGGAAGACGGATATGAGGAGTATTATATGGGGTGGGTTGATGCAGGCTTAAAAACCCAGATTACGCGCACTTGGTATGATGCACCCATGAGCGAAGATATTGATGATGCGTTTGGAGTGGCAGGACAACAGTATTTGAGAAATAGGGTGAGCAGTACAGCTTATTTTGAATATGCTCCTACAGGTGAATGGGAAACTGAGTTTACTCGCGCTACTCACTACAGCTATGATATTCATGGAAATGTGCATACATTAATTCAGGATTTGCCAGAGTTGGCAAGTGTGGGTCATAGGTTTAAGTATGTGAGGTATGACTATGATTTGGTAAGTGGGAATGTGAAGCGAGTGAGGTATCAAGAGAATGCAGGCGATGCTTTTTACCACCGCTATGAATATGATGCAGACAATCGTCTTGTGTTGACAGAAACGAGTTTGGATGAACGTATTTGGGATAGGGATGCAGAGTATGAGTACTATTTGCATGGACCATTAGCGAGGGTGTTGATTGGAGAAAAAATGGTTCAAGGGGTGGATTATGCTTATTCGCTACATGGTTGGTTGAAAGGTGTGAACTCTGTGAGTTTGAATGCGAATAGGGATATGGGAAGAGATGGTGTAAGTGGAGGAAGAAGGTATGTTGCACGGGATGCGTTTGGCTTTGCGTTGAACTATTACTATGATGCAAATAGTGAGGCAGACTATGAAGCAATTGCACCAGGTGCGAACTGGAATGGAGGAAGGTTGGAAACACAACTGACAAGCGGAGCTAACCAACTTTTTAATGGAAACATAAACAGTATGGTTACAAGTGTTACTCCATTTATGGAAGGTGGACCGATGGCAACGGTGTATAGGTACGATCAGTTGAACAGGATTAAGGGGATGAAAACCTACAGGAATTTTAATCAAAGTACGAATGTGTGGAACAGTGGAGGGACGAGCAATTTCTTTGCTACAAACTATAGTTATGATGCAAATGGAAATATACTTTCTTTGAACAGGAACAGTGGTGATGGAAGCAAACTGGGAATGGATGCGTTGACGTATCATTACAAGGCAGGAACAAATCAGTTGGAGTATGTGGACGATGCGGTGACTGCGGGAGAACATGAGAATGATGTGGATGATCAGGAAGAAGATAATTATGTGTATGATGCAATTGGAAACTTGGTGCAAGATGTGGCAGAAGGGATTGAAGCAATTGAGTGGAATGTGTATGGAAAAGTGCGGAGAATAGTAAGAAGTTCTTCAGCAGTTGACAAACCCGACTTGGAATTTAGGTATGACGCGGGAGGTCAACGAGTGGTTAAGATAGTGAAAGATGGAGCCAACGAGATTGACTGGAAGTATCAGTACTATGTGCGAGATGCGCAAGGGAATGTGATGGCTACTTATGACAAGAAAAGTGTGGTAAGCGGTGATACAAGTGTGTATAGGAAGATTAATGAATGGCTAATAACTAATGAGGGAGGAACTGCATTTGGCGAGTTTGTGGATGGGGAGTTGAAGGGCGGACAATTTGACGGGGCATTGATTGAAGCTATAGTAGAATGGAGTGAAACGGAGAATGTTCTTAGTGGCTATGATGCGTCAGACTTTTGGGGTTGGGATGCAAATATGGCATCTCTTATTATGCAGCAGATTGTTTCGTATGCAAGCCCTCCAACCGAATACGAAGAAGTGTTTGACCTTGTGTGGAACGGTGGTCTGTTCCTTTCGGTAAACGCTGCCATTGTAAACAGTTGCGGAGTGAGCACTCAGAATATGCTGCAAAACCTGCTTATGTCTGACATGTTGAACAACCATTTGCTAATGGGCTTATATACCCAAAGCGCAGGTACGTTTATAGCCATGTACAGCTCAATGGGGGGATTGCCTCCTTACAACGCTCCGGGAATGATAAACTGGATGTGGATGAACTCCACCAACATAGGGATTGCCACAGAGATACTGAATTTTTACAGCCCAACGCAAATACAAACGGCTTTGGACGGAATGCCTTATGTGGTGATGAAGGATTTTGCGATAAACAATTTCAGCGATTTTGTGAATACAATAAATCTGTGTATGATTGCTCTTCCGGGTAATTTCTGGAGTGGGTTCAGCAACCAGGGCATGCTGCGGGATATTATTATGAATCACAGTGCGGCAGAGTACCTGCTTGCGCTGGCAATGAGCAACGACCCTGACTTTGTGAAAAATGTGGCGGAGAATTACAGCTACCTTGTGGCGGAGGCGGTGCGCAAGCTGGACGGCATGAGCGTGGACGCCTACCTTGCCTTGGTGAGAAACCACTACGGAGACGGAGTGCTGGCGGATTTGCTTGCCGCTTTGAGCGAAGACCTTATCTTTACGCAAAAGTTTGTGCTGGATGAGCACCACCTGTACGGCAGTAGCCGTTTGGGCGTGAAAACCCACAGGAGGGTGCTGCTGCGCAAGGAGTTTAGTATTAGTGGATTTGAGGAAGATGGCACTTATATTACGGATGAGGTGACAGATTCGCTTGTTTATGTGGCTTCGAGTGAATACTTTTGTAGGGTGTTGGCACAAAAGCAATATGAGTTGAGTAATCATTTGGGCAATGTTCTTGCAACAGTGCTTGACCGTAGAACAGGTGTTTTTGATGAGGGAGCTGATACGCTGATGTATTATGTGGCGGATGTTGTGAGTGCTACTTTGTATTATCCGTTTGGGCAAGCAATGTTGAGTTATTCTAATATTGAATTTGCTTTTACATACGGGTTTAATGGGAAAGAGAAAGATGAAGAAGGAATGGGCGGTGGTGGTGCGACATATGATTACGGATTTAGAATTTACAATCCTCAAATTGCACGGTTTTTAAGTGTTGACCCACTCAGTTCCTCATTTCCTTGGTACACTCCTTACCAATTTGCTGGAAACATGCCAATAATCGCTATTGATTTAGATGGTTTAGAAGAATTTGTAATTATTAGATGGTGGGAAAACGGAAAGTACAAGGGCACAACAGTGACATATTTGCCTAACAAAGGGAGTGTGAGATTTTATAGGAACAATCCTCAATATGTTAACCATACAATGTATTTAGATATGGAATACAGTGAAAGGCAATATAATTTAATGCATGGCGGAAAAATATTTAAAACAATGAAGGTCGGAGATAAAATTTTGATTAGTGCTCTTTCAGACGAAGCGAGATCTATAATATACAATACAGATAATAACCAGACAAAACCCAAAGAAGGTTCAATATTGACCCCAACACCTGTTAATGAAAAAGAGAGAATTAAAGCAAATCAACAAAAAGCTGCATTTAGCCCTGAGAATAATAGGTGGGGTGGAAGCGAGATAACTCCAAAAGTCACTAATTTACATTATAATACTGACAATAGTGACCCACTTGTTCTATCGCAGAGTGTTATTGACGGGTTTGCTGCTGCGCTTCTAATTAATCCAGATTATGTAATTAGAATTACTGGGCATACAGACAATGTTGGCACTGATCAATATAATAGAGATCTAGGATTAAGAAGAGCAGAAGAAACTAGAGATTATTTAATATCAAAAGGAATATCCCCTGATAGAATTGTAGTTGAAACACAGGGTGAGTCAAATCCTATAAGTTCAAATGAGACTAGTGAAGGCAGAGCTCAAAACAGAAGAGTAGAAATTAGTATAGAACCCCAAAGATTAAATTAATATGAAAATAATACTTGTTTTAACTTCAATTTTTATTTCGTTTTTATTGGGATTTTCATTTCGAAATCACCACTTTAATAAATTAAGCGCTTCTAATTCTGCCAAAATGCAAATTTCCAACGTTGATACAAGCAGGTTTGAAAACGTTTTAGAAATGTATGAAGATATATTCTCTGAAAACTTAAGGATAACTGATATCTATATTGATAGTTTATTTTGTTACCCAAACATGAGAGACAGTGAAGACATAACATCAGACCCATATATGACTTTAGAAGACTACTTCTATAATAACTGTATCATTGCATTAAAAATGGTTAATATTGACAATACTAAAGATATTTTTAGTATTAATAAAAACGGATTCTGTACATTGATAATTGAAAAGAATAAAGAAAAACTAAGGAAAATAACATATTTAAATAGTGGAATTGAAACAATCGTTAATATAGGAGAATTGGATGAAATAAGTGTGCATAACACTATAAATGGGGATACTGTTGGAAATGCCCTATGGATTGATAAAAACTCAAAGCTTACTCGATTATATCAAAACAATTTAGATTCTTTCAGTATAAACTATGTTAAGGTAAATACAACATTTGATACAGTGAAAAACAATAGCCCTTTTGTTGAAGTAAATACAACCACAATTGTAACAAATCCTATAAAATATGGCTTTGACTACTTTTTCGATAATAATAATAATACTGTTAGAAAAAGAACTCATTTTAATGGCGATTCTATTTCTACTATTCAGAGGTGAAGGGGGTAGGTAGTGTTGTAGATGTGTTGATTTTACATTTTAACAAGGTAGTGTTGTAGATTTGGTGTTTTGAGAAAAACCAGAACTTAACCTACTAAAAACCAAAGAAAAGTATCTTTCAGCAATAACAAAAAAGCGGATATAAAGTCCGCTCATTTTTCTAATAAAATCATTTAAGAAAAACTTTTTATCTTCGCTCTACCAAACATGAGAAATTACCATCAAAATACCGCCAGTTTTTACAACCCGTTTGGTAGTAGTATGATGGGGTATTCTAATGAGGAATTTGCTTACTCCTATGACTTTAATGGTAAAGAGACAGACGATGAAACAGGATTGCAGGATTATGGAATGCGTATTTATAATAAAGCTTATGGTAAGTTTTTGAGCGTTGACCCTTTGACATCATCGTATCCTTGGTACACACCTTATCAGTTTGCAGGAAATAAACCGATTAGATATATTGATTTGGATGGTTTAGAGGAATATGATGTTATAATTTGGCTGGGAGCTGACGGAGTATATAGAACAAGAATGCACTTAATTAATGAAGAAGGGCCTTTGAAAGTAAATTATTATGCAAGAAAATTAGCACACACAGAACCAATGGACGGTCTTCCTGGGAAACCACCTTGTCCTGATTGCGCACCGCAAAAGAAGCAATCTACAGATGAACTTATAGTCTCAAAAACTGTAGGTGAAAATGGTGTCACTGAGAATAATATTTGGGCGACTGATAAAATGAAAAATCATACAGAAGGGGCTAATAGCGCAGCTAATCAATCTATTAACAATGGAGTAGTATTTTCAGACCCGGGTTTTAATGGAACAATAGTTACATCAATTCAAGTTAGACGCACTCTAAATACAATAGAAACACCAATTATTAAAAGATCTACTTGGGAAGAAAAAGGAGGTGGTACCTTTAGAAATGCAACAGATAGTGAGATTAATAGTTTCTTTAATAATAATACACTTATGGATAAAGCTTTGAAAAAGGTTAATACTTACAAGAATCCCACAGTATATGTTGCAACAGAAGAACACTTGGTCGCACTTAAAAAACGAAATGATGAACTCGGATTAAATATCAAAATTGAAGTAAATCCTGCAAAGTTAACCCCGTCATTTACTAATGTAACAAGTTATTATTTTGCTTTCGAATATGAAGAGGGAACTACAACTAGTACTACCACCACCACTACAACTACCACCACCACGGCTACAGTAACAGAAGAAGGAGTAACAAATAACACACCAACAACTAGAACAAGATGAAAATGAAACTTATTATATTGTTTGGACTTGCGATTTGCAATTTAAACTGTCAAGGTTCTTTAGTACAATCTATTTCAAAAGATACTAATAAAGAAGATAAATTAATATTTTACCATGCTGATTGGGCTGAGTTTGTCTTAATAATTGTGAAAAAATCACCTGTTTTAGACACTGAAATTCCTTTATCATGCAGAAATGGCAAAAGCAATAAAAGGCTCATAAATGAAGACAAAGGAGATACTACTTTTTTTTATGTATCTGAACATAAATTATCCTTTAAAGAAAGGGATATTCTTTTTAAAGATAGCTTGATTCAATTTAAGGGATATAGATTTGTTGATTTAAAAGAAATTGACACAGGTATTATATCAGATAAACACAGGATGAGTGTTACCTGTTTTGAATGTATATTAGACACAATCTATGACTCTACATTTAAACTCAATTTTCAAGGCAACCACTATGAAACTTATTTTTTAGAAAATATAGAATGTATATTTAAATCAAATGAAAGGTTTTTTATGTCAAGTTATCCAATTCAAAATTATTATCAAATACCTCTTTCAATTGGTTACTTACTTAATGTTGGATTATTCACAGGTTTGGTTTCTGTATCTGATGAAGAAGGGTTTTTTATAGATTGGAGCGAGTTGTCATGGAATTTGGTAGTGTTGTAGAGTTGTTGATTTTACCTTACTCACCATTTATGAAAATAAGAATCAATTTGTTTTTTTGTTTTTATTATTCTCATCCCATTTATTCCTCCATAAAAACGAATATTTGGAATGCTGTCTAACTTTCCTCTTTTAAAATAATAGTAATCATTTGGAACAGTATCTTTATATTTACTTTCTATCCGCATTTTAGAATTTACTGAATCCTTGCTCATTTCAAATACATTGTCGTTATATATAAGACAAACATAAATCCATTCAGATGCAGTTTGATGAGTTTGAATAAAACAAAAAGTATCATTATTCTTTAATAAAACAGTATCTAAATCGGAAGTTTCTAAAGCATGATTTAAGACTTTGCTAAACTTACTAATTTCGTTTTTTTCTTGTTTTCTATTACTAAAAAAGTATCTTAGTCCTTTCCTTTTGGGTGAGATAGAACGAATATGCTTTTTGAAAATATTAATTGAAACATCTAATATGTCCCCTTCTTTTTTTTTCTCATTAATTTGTGAAGATGTAAGAGAAAAAAAACTTAAAGTCAATATTGTAATTAAGTAAAAAAAAAGTTTTTTAATCATATTTAAAAGGTGATTGAGAATGATAATTAACCCAAATAAATTCTTGAAATTCACTACCCATAGGAGAGTAATCTAGTAATCCATTATATCCAGGATTAACAATTTGAATTAATGTGGTTGTATGTACATCAAAAGTAGAATAGCTACCTGTTGAAGTTTTTTGAACTAATTGACCTTTATAATTTCCTAGCTTATCTTTATCTAAACTATAATGGGTTCTTAATGGGTAACCATGCTCCAGTCTAATTTGATTTTCAACATGAACTGCAAATACTTCTGAATATGGTATGGTCTCACTATTATATCCTTCTGTGGAATACCATATTTTATCTGGGTTAAGTCCGAAAACATTTTGTGATTTATTGTAATGATAATCCCAAGCATGCCCGAGTTCATGTCCTAGTACTAAAAAAGGATCCATTGGTGTATTTACAAAATCATCTCCTTTTGCTACAGGTACATTAACTACCACATTAGGATTCCACCCGACTGTTTTAGCATCTACATTATAGTAATTTCTTCTTCCATTTTTACTCTGTCTCGTTATTAGTAATGAACTTTCCATTGAGTGTAAATCATCAATCATCATTTTACCTATTGGGCCAGTATATAACCTATTTAATGCCTGTACAGTTTCGCAAATTACATTATCATTTCCATCATAATCTATTCCTGGGGTATATATGTATGTTCCTGTCTTACTACTTGCATCAGGAATTTTTATTGTATCACCCGCCACATCGCTAAACCAAATTGGATTATTCGCAAAGGCAGCATAAACAGAAATACTTGGATTAGGTTTTGGGTCAACATTCCACCTCCTACCCAACCTAGCATCATACTGCCAATACTCCGCACTATAAGAATTTCCTTTCCCATAAATCTCATCATCTTTCTCTTGGGTATTCATACCGTACGAGTAAGCAAATTCAGAGTTAGAATACCCCATCATACTCATACCGAACGGGTAATACATTACAGCCTCCCCCAACCCCTCCAAAGGAGGGGAGTATTTCCCCCTTTTGGGGGGATTAAGGGGGGCAGTTATTTGACCGCTTTTTTGCATGGTGTTTTCAATGTCAAAAGTAGGGATTTTTTGCCTTGCTTATCATAGTAATCTCTTAATCACAAAAAATCACAGTTTAGACACTTCCACAAAACCCCCAATCTGATACATTACCTACATTACCCATTACCATATTTTATGTACATTCCTCCAATACAATATCATTGAATCATTATTATTGAATTTAAAGTATGCATTTTTATTACTTACATGTATGTTATACCACACATTTTTCTCGAATCCAAAACTCAAAGTGTCAGTAATAATATGCTTTCGTGTATCCGTCCACTTGTAATTAGAATTAGTCTTGAAGAAATGTATATATTTTTTCGCTTTATGATTTTCAGATTTCAGACTAGCAAAACACAATTTTACTATATCATATTTAGCAGGAACTCCTTGAAAACAAAAAGAATCAACACTAAGTTCACAAACTGTAACCCCTTCTAATTTGCAGTTGCTTTTAATATATTCTCTTGTTATTTCAAATGAGCAACTTTTTGCAAAATAGCCCATGTAAATAAGATAGCATGAACTAAGAGAGCAACACAAGAAAATTAAAATTATCTTATCTGGTCGCACTATCCTTAGCAACTTTAAGTATTTTTTGTTCTGCATTTCGTTTAAATTCATATCCTTTTCCTTTATAACTATCAATTGTTACTCTTGGGTCTAGCATATCCTTAGGATTGTTCTTATCTAATCCTAGTTTTTCCATTTCACTGATTTTCCATTCTTTGTATCTTACTAACATGCCGAAAAACATGCTTGCAGTATACGCAGAATTAACAGCTTCGTCACTTGCAGGTCTTCCTGTTATATTATCAATTCCTCTTTTATGTCTTTGTTCTGTAACTCTATTATAGTAAGCATCCCAGCCTTCTATTGCTGCTTTATCACCCGGTAAAGTCCTTACATCTTCTAACCAACAAAAAGTTCCAAGGTCTTCTTGGTCGCGGTCGTGTGTGTATGCGATAGCATCAACTTCATCAATTGGGTTTATAGACCAGTCATAGCTGTTATAGGCTTGTACATCTTTATGAGGTCCAAAAATTGTTTTTGCCCCCTCGCCTTGAAAGAACCCATGTCTTCCTATAGCACTTATACTAAGTCCTCCTCCTTGAGCTATCTCCATTTCCTCAACTTCATCATATATTTCACCATTTGCATTTTCAAATTGATAGATATATTTTACTCCCCTACCTTCGGGTCCAAAACTTTCCGAATACTTTTCATAATTAAATCCTTCGATATCTCTGTAATCACACACGTCTATTATTACTGGAGCATTCCCATCAATTATTTTCACAGTATATGTAATATATTCTGCACCTTCCAAGTCGATTCCGTCAATAGGTCTATTTCCTGCATATTGATAAGGTGTCCACCAAGGGAACTTGCCAGCTTTAGGGTCACGTGACTTGAATCTAATAATTCTAGGGTCATAATCCCTATATTCAAAAGCATAAGAATTTCCATCTCCTGCTATTTCGCTATCCATATATTGTCCACCGAACCCATAAGCATAGCTAAACTCCGCGTTGCTGTAAGCTTGCAGGGTGCTTCCGAACGGGTTGTAAAAACTGGTAGTATTTTGGCGTTGTTTTCTCATGTTTTGTAAGGCGAAGATATGGATTTATTTAGAAAGGCTCAATACAAGTTATTTCGGATGTTTTTTCTAAGAAAATGAGGGAGGTCGCAGGGGTTGTTATTCAAACCCTGATTTTTTGACACCAAGCACAAAAAAAGCCCCGAACTGGCAGGGCTTAAAAATATATTGATGTGTAATCTTTCCTAAAATCTACAACACTACCTTGAAATTATCTGACATGCTTTGAATTCTACAACATCAATTAAATGATAGTTAATATCCTTATTGTCAATGCCATAGTATTTTTTCTTATCATCGAAATATGAACTATCATAATTTATAAATTTCAGAACATAAATACTGTCTTTAAAATAAATCAATATGGTGTTATTTTTAACGACTTCTGCTTTTAAGTATGATACCCATTGAGCATAATTTTTTGTATATACTACATCGTGATAGTTTTCTTCAATTACGTACTCACATGTAGCATTAAGATATTCATCTAAATAATATTCAAGAGTTGAAATTGAATCAATTAACTTTATTTCACTGTAATTACGCATAACTTCGTTATGTCCTCGCATATATGAAAATAAGATGTCCTTTGATAACTTAATACTTTCGTTTGTAGGCAAATTCAGGTAATTTATAATTTTCTCAATTTCTCTTGTTGCAAAAGAAAAACGAATGTTTTCAGAGCCACCAAATAAAGTAATATCAAAGTCGTTT is drawn from Bacteroidota bacterium and contains these coding sequences:
- a CDS encoding type III secretion system effector protein, coding for MNTQEKDDEIYGKGNSYSAEYWQYDARLGRRWNVDPKPNPSISVYAAFANNPIWFSDVAGDTIKIPDASSKTGTYIYTPGIDYDGNDNVICETVQALNRLYTGPIGKMMIDDLHSMESSLLITRQSKNGRRNYYNVDAKTVGWNPNVVVNVPVAKGDDFVNTPMDPFLVLGHELGHAWDYHYNKSQNVFGLNPDKIWYSTEGYNSETIPYSEVFAVHVENQIRLEHGYPLRTHYSLDKDKLGNYKGQLVQKTSTGSYSTFDVHTTTLIQIVNPGYNGLLDYSPMGSEFQEFIWVNYHSQSPFKYD